One stretch of Lucilia cuprina isolate Lc7/37 chromosome 6, ASM2204524v1, whole genome shotgun sequence DNA includes these proteins:
- the LOC111677389 gene encoding cytochrome c oxidase assembly factor 5, whose translation MMHYEENEKLADNTACAGVRADLKMCLLESDCCKKDKRTPRECLQANLVPEECQILRNTFFECKRSILDNRMRFRGRKGY comes from the exons atgATGCACTATGAGGAAAACGAAAAATTGGCTGATAATACTGCCTGTGCTGGGGTACGAGCCGATTTGAAAATGTGCTTATTAGAAAGTGATTGCTGCAAAAAG GACAAGAGGACACCCAGGGAATGTTTGCAAGCTAACTTGGTGCCTGAAGAATGTCAAATTCTACGTAATACCTTTTTTGAGTGTAAAAGATCTATA CTGGACAATCGTATGCGTTTCAGGGGTCGTAAAGGCTATTAA